A window of Branchiostoma floridae strain S238N-H82 chromosome 9, Bfl_VNyyK, whole genome shotgun sequence genomic DNA:
aagggctacagaaatggagatgggcgccacccctacgcatctgttactgatgtacgggcaactttaactatATTTTCATTATCTTCCCCTGCAGCTCAGGTGAACGCATCCCGCTGCACTGCCTAGACAAGCATCCAGGGCAGCCGCACATCGTGGCGACGGGAGGTCAGGACGGGTCGCTGTACATGTGGGACCTGCGGCAGGAGAGGCACCCCGTGTCTGCCATGGACGCACACGCCTGGGACAGTGAGTACACAAGAAGCttccttcactcactcactctctcacttaCTTACTCATTCACACGCCTGGGATAGTGAGTACTCAAGAAGCTTCTTCCACTtactactcactcactcactgactcactcactcactcactcactggctcactcactcactcactcactcactcacccactcactctcactcactcactcactcactcactcactcactcactcactcactcactcactcactcactcactcactcacaataTATTTtagtaagcttaaaatgacagatttaagaactAGAATTAACAAAATGGGCACCCAAACAATAAGTCAGATGCAAAAGCTTTTACAGCAGGTTAGACATGCTTGCACATGATGTGTAggttgggaagatgaagatCTTCCCTTATGTCGTCAGGACCTCATTTATGCGGTCATCTACTTGGATTCTTTCTCTCTATGGTCATTGTCGTGATATTTTTGGCCCCCATCTCTTCCTCCAGTCTCTGTATGTGGCTGTACCATGGTAGACCTGTACAATATTTACCTCTGGGCTAGTTCTGAGCTCCTTGGTTGACAGGCCAACCAAGAATTTCCTGGAGCATACAGAGAGGAGGAGATGGCATCTACCAGCCTATGTACCTCAGGGCtcaacaagttttctaaagttctcttgtcctatcgggcatgTGCATAAAAAActtacttgcccaaaattttcacttccagcagaGGACATTGGCTTTATTTTTCTGCGTTGACTAATAAGTATATCAATATGTCATTCATGGAAAAATCtgacttgcccgatcagcacttttacTTTCCCAGGACATTCGGGCTACATGtaggctagtggacttgtccaaaccGGTACCTGTGACCTAACATGCTCTCTCCCCCCACAGTGTGGGAGGTCCTGTTCCACCCCACCCACCCTGTAACCTGTGACCTAACATGCTCTCTCCCCTGCAGTGTGGGAGGTCCTGTTCCACCCTACCCACCCTGACCACCTGTTCAGCTGCTCCCAGGACGGCTCCCTATGGCACTGGGACGTCTCCATGACGACGGCCACGCCCCTCGCCATGGCAACACCGACAGCAAGTAGGTCACTGGTATTTCTCTTGATGTCTGCAATGGCAAAATTTGATATTGCTTAGTCTACTTAGCGTGCCTATGTTGATTATCTGAACTAGTTGTTTTATTTGATTTGCGTCATTCTCGACAAGTTAAATACTTTGTTGTATTGTAATGACCTTCTATGCAGTGTTTTGACACATAGGACAGTATTTCCTAAAAAATGAATGTATTGGAACACGGTATTGGAACATTGTACAACCCGATGGAAGGACACTATACCGCAAGTCTTCCTTCCTGCCATGTACAGTCCGACTGGAACTTTTGTGTCATTGGCCTCCGAACTTATCTGAAATTTAGACCTGGGCTGGTGACCTCACCCTTTCCATTTACAAGTGGTTGTTAGCGGTCACTTTCAAACGAAGAGGAAAAGGAACAGATTAAAGTTTAGTTCAATTTGTGTCCAATTTTTAGGCACCCCGTTCCCATCGCGGCTGCCCGCCGCCAGTCAGGCCCAGTCCAGCCCCTGGCTCCTGGCTAAGACAGGGAAGCAGAAGGTGGAAGTGTCCAGTCTCCTGCTGGACAACATCATGTCTGTCAACTCTCTGGACATCGTGGGCAGGAACGTGGTGTGCGGTACGGACGGAGAGGCCATCTACGTCGTCAGAAACATCAACATTcgctgatacatgtacataagtgtCATTATCTAAGTCTAATTTCCAAAACTAAGACCATAACCATCTCAGTCAACTTTGGACAATGTGAGGAGGCATTTATTGTGTGGTACAGACAGAGAGGCCATCTATGttgtcagaaacatcaacatttgctgatacatgtacataagtgcCATTATCTAAGTCTAATTTCCAAAACTAAGACCATAACCATCTCAGTCAACTCTAGACATCGTGAGGAGGCATGTATTGTGTGGTACAGACAGGGACACATGTTGTTGGGAACATCAACAGTTGctgatgcatttttttctaaagttGTATTGAATAATATAAACCTTGGGACATTTTGGGGAGGAACATGATGTGGTACAGACGGAAAGGCCATCCATATTATTAGGAACATCAACATTTGCTGATAAATTAGTGCCATTTTTCTAAGTTGAACATGTATATCCGCCCACCTTAAACCTCTGCCTGAAGAATATTGAGTAATATAACCATCTCAGTCACCTCTGCACATATGTAACATGGCGTTTGGTACAGAGGAAGAGGGCATCTACATAATCATGAACATCGACATTTGctgatacatacaaatgtacgtgCCATTTTTCTACTGTTGCATTGACCGTGTCCAGAACTGTTTAGGAGATAGGTGTCTATAAGATATTAGAATATCTACTGttctagtgtacatgtattagtttaATACATATGAATGTGTATTACTTGTACATGATGTTTGTATAACTTAAATAATAAATTCTTATATCTGATGCTAAATAGCCTGCTTTATATTTTCTTTCTATTGTGTCTTATAACATATATAACCCAGTGCTTTTGGTACCATCTATTTTGTATGTTGATGAAAGTTATACAGCCAGGTaaataatattcaaatacaattaagTCTCTACAACGGAAtgaaaaaacagagatttactttcggacgtttcaagtgacaGCCATCACTCTTTCGGCCCCGTTATTTCTAATATGTATGTGCATACAATGCAATGTACAGATTGATCGATAAGCCATGTGAAGTACGAAAACACTTGGGCAGAAACATCCTGATTGGCAGCGCAGGGAGCCGAACTGTCTGACATTCATTTgttggaaatagaaaaaaaaacatttccaaGACCACTGCACCTGTTTCAAATAAGCAGTCTATTACCAGCTTatgcattttgtatttaatTTGTACACTTTTGTATTGTAGTCATCTCTGTCGCTTAGGTTTCTTTTTGCGTAGACAAGTGTCAtatatagactgactgacagggAGACAGACTTGTCCAGATGACCTTTCATGCTTGTccagaaaatgattttaaaaagtgCGCACTAACTTGCTAGCGCTCTGTCCAGTGTCCGGTCTGCTTCAACACCTCAAATGGCTCAAACATCGGGCAACAACCTTGTATGGCGCTCTggtacattgtttatgcatttatgaataaaaaaaaatgcagcaagccCTTAGTATATatcagttatttcgagttaatAAGCCGGTTTCAAGATAGAAGCAATTTCTGGTCGCCATATCGGATAGTCTGTGTCTGCATGGAGAAGTTTTCGATACCTTCTTCAGTCCACAACCGACAGTGATATAAAACTGTGGACGTTTTTAAGGGGCTCATAGAATAACACAATTCTATCAGTCAACTTATACTTGTATACAAAgtatttttcagcctcaaattgcTTCAATCTTGAAACCAGCTGACTAACTCCAAACAACTGGTACATAAATAgttgcatttttttattcataaatgcataaacaatgtatccagagcgccacacgaggttgttgccccatgtacactgcatatatTAGAGTCATTTGAGGTGTTTAAGCAGACCCTCCAGTGCCTGCTTTCTGACTCCCTCCCAAATGCATCCCAACTCCTCTAAGATCCGTATAACTGTTTCATTCCCGATCATTTGCTGTAAACCGAGGCTAAAATAGAGCCAAATGTACTAGAGTTACATGAGAAGGTTCAAGGTAgtgtattttcaaaagatcTGAGGATATTTACAGTTTGAATCTTGGTTCCTGGTGGAAAAGACTTCAAAGGTAAATTTGCTTCTATAAATGTTATAGCTAACAAAACATCATTTACCTCTGTCTAAATGTCCAACAGATCAATGATTAGTGGAAAGACCGTTCGTGATTATGGGGGGATCGGGGTATATGTTTAAGTGCTGGCCGACAAGGAGAATTTGTCGCACACAGGACGTGGACTTTTTATGGTACGGCAACGGAAACTTCATTtaaagggcgcggtcacataggtccaacaatcgtcgtacgattttgatgccataggattttcaagcaggttgtgacagaagcaaccaccgacatggatccaaaacagcattttgtgtagcAAGACAGTGCAGGAGACGTACGTTTTTGTCTTCCAAAATACCCAAAGTTTGCGATCGTACGGCGATCGCACCACCTATAGTATATGTGATTgcgcccctgtcacatttggtgaaaatcgattggacgacgattctgcgtcaatcgcccgagcctcgcttataattataactttattgcacaacaattgtacaaggtacaaagcatggcttATAAGTGACAGGTCCGGTATTCAGATGAAAAAttcgcgcaaccctctgtcgatcttaaatatggccgatttccatcgatacgcccgaagatcgtggataatgtgacaagggAATACGGAAACTTCATTTCATGGAGTACTTCGTGCCTCGCGACGGACGAACGACGTTCATTTTAATAGATCCAATTTTGGAAACAAGAGAACCACGGATGAATGTTCCAAAGTAAAACAAATTGTACGTAAGGTTATAACCAATAAGGCCGACATCCTAGTACGTGTGCGTTTTTGTAGATTTGATATAGATTCTCTCTTCCTACCTCGCAAACAGGGACTTATTGATCTACCCCATCTTTTTGATGTACGTCCGAGTATGACAGGTTTTGTTGTACTGcctcaagcagaggtttcgtaGGCTCCTGCATGTTTTTAATGTCTTCTACATGTTATGGTTTGGGTTTTGCTAGCGGATAGAAAGAAAACGTGACAacatagaaagcctgacaaGAAAACGCATAAAATACGTCAAAAACAAGACGGAcgctaacctctgcttggggagtatgGTTGCCTATGGTTCGATTGGAGCAAGATGTTTTTCTTATGTATTTCAAGGAAAGCGGATAGCATCCACGAAACATGGACAATGCGGCAAGGTCGCGTTGTGGCAAGGTCGCGTTGTTGTTGCACTAGAGAGTGAGAATTTAATATCATCAGTAATGTGCGTATGAATCATGTTTGATTGGCAGGTCTGAACGCGTCATGGCCAAGGCCCGGTGCCAGACAGGATTCGGTAGGAGGAGACTAGTGTGTCAAACAAGTGTTACCCGAGAGACAAATTAGTTattcaaaatggacaaaaagcGCCAAAATATCCCACCATTTACTCGTCTTGACTCCCAAAGATTTAATTAGGGCTTCACTTTTGCAAAGGACTTATAAAACATTGTGTcgttttcttcttccttctttctttttggTGACGAACTTGTCCGAGTCAAACCTCCCGCTGAAGTCAGCCCCAGCCCGCGCGGCCCAATCACGCGCGCTGATGGCAGCAGAGTGTGGGTGACATCAAACGTCTTTTACCGTCAGACACAAGCTAATCCAGGTTAATTGACAGATATGAAGACGTCATAGCAGGCTCGATGCCAGACAGGATTCGCTACGTGGCAGCCTTTGTTTTAACCAGGTCCCAAACCTCTGGTCCCAAACCTCTGGAGACTAGGCCCAGAAAACACCGGGAAAAGTTTCAGAACAGGAGGTTGTAGCCATTATCTTAAGTTTTCCACTCCAGAAACTTTCATCCGCGTGTTTCTCCGACAACGACGGTACCAAAGAAGTCTACTGTGTCTACAGAAGTCGTGTAAAGGCGCTCACACAGTCGGTAAAAGCAGCGATGTCCCGTCTTGCGGTCGGTGTTCTTGTTCTAGCGGCCGCCGGGCTATTGAGCCACCGCCCGGTCCTCGCAGACGATTCTCACGAAGAAGGCGATGCTCCTCACGACGAAGAGGAGCACGGACACCAGCACATACACGGTGAGGGCCAAATAAGTTATGGTGCGTTTCCCGTAGATTGATCATACAGGGACCTGGCCAGGATTTTATGTTAGCGTAATGGCGAGGTGGCGGAGAGACCAATCGGGGGACGGTGTGGAAAGGGCCcggggtcttggcccttccacggtGAGGAGATTTCGAAAATGCACGGTGAAAAGTTGGCATTCTCAAGGCACCAATGAGTGGACTTGATTTGTTGTACACCACATGTAGTCTGAAGGATATTTTGGTCAGTTTGGAGGGTCATaacaacatttttcatatttaatCAGACATTGTTCCACATGTAAATACGGCAAGCAAAAGTGCCACTACGCCAGTTGAAAATAAGCGTGATGGTCCTCATTTAGCGCTATATATAGCGTGGTGGGTCGCAAATCATGGTGGCCCTATACGCCCGATGTGCACTAGCTAACACGTCGCGTCGAAggaggttagacacccagggaTATATCATAAGATGATGAGATAACGGCTCCTGACCTGCACAGATCTGTAGTCGGTCGGACGTGTCAGGTAGGAGCCACTAACGTTGGTCGATGACTCAGAAATATCTAGAGTCCACCTAGTACAAGTataaacaaatactgtaaaGTGATATATACAGGCGGGATGAGTCGCTAGCGGGAGGTCCGGTTGGCTGACATGATCCGGACTGAATGTcaaaacaatgttgttgtttttaacgcCGATTTATGATTTATGTACAACAAgacgcaattcagcctctggtTGCTTGACCCTTGTTTTACCAATAAACCATTcgatttatctattcatttattgggATCTCGCGATGCAATCAGACCCTTCGTAAGGTTGCGGTCACCGTACATCGTGCGATTGTCGGACGATTGCTAGCATAGCGcaacttgggggggggggggggggggggttggcaGTTATGCTTGTGCCCTGTAACTTTAGCGGGTATGATAGATAAGTTAATTGCAAAGTCGTGCCGTGAACtgattgcaggtaacatgagagattcaaatagtgtaaaaaaaagtgtctactctagtctttgactttgactttattcagatccacttttagctattactcTAGACCCTGGGTTATCTGGACTCGACTTCTTTTtcggagacagtggaagacggaAGATCCCACCTGTCTTGCTGcacaaaaggctgtcttagattCTTGTCGGTGGCTGGCCATGGTTCTGTTACAGTCTGCTCGTAAATCCTATAGCCTAAGGCATCAAAAGTGATGTGCATCGATCGCACAAagcatgtgtaaaaaaaattgctgtgaaaaaaaaagtaatttctgataagATAAGACGGGCGCGGTGCGGTCTACATACAACGAAGTAAGTCACCCTGACTTTCATTGGTAGGTCAGCTTAAGCTACTCTTACAAGTACAGTTTGGCTTGAATCTACTATATATGTTTGCCAGAATTTTGAAGACAGGAAAGTTCCAGTATATCCTGCATAATTTTCAGCTGGATGGGAGtaaaagatcaataaatgtaGGTAGCCTTCTACGCTGGCGTTCGGGGTACGGGCTATTTTCTATGGAAACATGTGGGTAATGTACGGAACAAACTTAGCCATATTAGAACTCGTAAGAGATAGAAACAGCACAGAAAAGTAACCAAAGTCATAGAAAACAGCCtttttgtatggtttctcaTTGGCTAGAACAATCTCAatttgtatgacgtcatgacGAGTGCCACGTAGACTATAGCTTCCAATTCGGGAACTTCTTCCTAGACGCAGAGTGCGCCGTCTTACACTCTTCTCGATAATTGTGTACATACTTGAAATGTCAAGTTGGGGAGAGAATGAAGCGTTCGCgctggttttgagttcgcggttgAAGGAAAGGGACAGGAAGgcaggcagaagacagaacGAGCATGTTTGAGATGTTTTTAAACGTTCGCCACAAAGAGGTTTCCGAGAAATTGCAGCATTTGCAGTACGATCAGATCTTTATCCAGTTCATACAAACAATATGCTGTGAATCAATTTTTGTCGGGATGATTCATTTAGAGGTATGCAGGAGGGCAATGGATGTGTATGCGGTTGTGTAGTACAGTGACAGTACGATAGAAACGCATTTTCACGGCGCCAGGACTTTGCGCCTATGGAGGTCCTCGCaacgcaaaaaaaaatacaaaaatagaaacaCTTCCAACATTTTAAGACTTGCTTTTAGTTGCTACAAATTCAAAGTCCACTTTTCTTAGAATTCAGAATACCCATTAAGTTAGGAAAAGTACGACGTGCTTGACCACACTACCTAACATCTGTTCTCACCCCtctttgctgtttttgttttcgtcttttttgtttttttaagaatGTCCGGAGGGTTACGAAGAGTTCGAAGGGTATTGTTACTACTTCTCGGACACGACGGCGACTTTCTCCGAGGCCGCCGCTCAGTGCGAGGCGATGGACGGCCGCCTGGCCGCGCCCGACTGTCATGACGAGCACGCTGCCGAGTTCTTCTACAGAGCAGTGTGAGTTTTAGTTTTGTATACAGAACGGTGTGATTTTTAGTTCTTTTACAGAACAGTGTGAGTGGAGTTCTGAGTTATTTTACAGAACAACGTGAATGGAGTTTTGGGTTCTATTTACAGAACAGTTTGAGTGGAGTTTTAAGTTCTTCTACAGAACAGTGTGAGTGGAGCTTTCAGTTCTTCTGAAGAAGTGTGTGATTTTAGTTCCTCTACAGAAGTGTGAGtggatttttttgttcttttacagaACGGTGTGAGTGGAGTTTTGTGTTCTTCTACAGAACAGTGTGAGTGGCGTTTTGAGTTCCTCTACAGAACAGTGTGAGTGGCGTTTTGAGTTCCTCTACAGAACAGTGTGAGTGGAGTTTTGTGTTCTTCTACAGAACAATGTGAATGGAGTTCTGAGTTCTTTTACAGAACAACGTGAATGAAGTTTTGGGTTCTATTTACAGAACAGTTTGAGTGGAGTTTTAAGTTCTTCTACAGAACAGTGTGAGTGGAGCTTTCAGTTCTCCTGAAGAAGTGTGTGATTTTAGTTCTTCTATAGAAGTGTGAGTGGATTTTTTAGTTCTTTTACAGAACGGCGTGAGTGGAGTTTTGTGTTCTTCTACAGAAGTTTGAATGGAGGTTTTAGTTCTACAGAGCAGTGTGGGTGACCTTTTGAGTTTTTTCACAGATCGAGGAGATGCTAATATTAGTACTGTACTATTTACATGAACTCTTTTGTGTTTACTATCTTGTCACTCAAGTCCGGCCAAGCAactataaatataaataaatgaaaggTTACTAGCGGACAACGCTCGTTCAAGACAGAACAATGTTCGATTATTTGTTTGACCGTTCGTGATTTAATGCACATCCCTCtagttgtaacgttacaccacTGCGTGGTCTTACAGGACGACATTAAACAACAGCTTGAGTTCTTTTACAGAACATTTTGAGTGCAGTTTTGAGTTCTTCTACAGAACATTTTGAGTGCAGTTTTGAGTTCTTCTACAGAACATTTTGAGTGCAGTTTTGAGTTCTTCTACAGAACAgtgtttttttaagttttaagttCTTCTCAACAGAGCAGTATGAGTTTATTTGTTCTACAGAACAGTGTGAGTGAAGTTTTGAGTTCTTCTTCAGAACTGTGTGACTGGAGTTAATGTAACTACAAGAAACATAGTCATAGGCACGCACACatacgcgcgcgcgcacacacacacacacagacacacagatagagatagagagagagcacagaaacgcacacacacacagaggcacaaaacaaacagagagagagagagagagagagaggcacagacaaacacacacatacacacaaacacacacacacacagggtcCGTGAAACTGACACCTATTGACAGCGTTACAGACACAAGATATTAACAGTTAAACAGGATATGATCAATCAAGTGCCAGTTTTGTATCAACTTTGCTGACGTGTAATTAGCCGGTTGTGTGTGTAAGATTAATGATGAAAAGTAACagaaccatgttttttttttagcttcaaacaatttccaaacaaaaccctagcttaaattttttttttaatttgtatataTGACATGGACCACCTTGACactagaaacaacagatataaaCACCGGAAATTCTGCTGACGTATTAAGAAAAGCCCTCGGCTACGTAAAATCTACTTATTTCTTACACAGGACATAACCTAACTACACACCAGGTTTCATGAcgatccatccatagcttcttgagttatgctgctaTAAACCACATACGTAcatagatatatacatgtacatacatacatacatggatcGCAGCAGAATTTCATACACAATAGCAGATATGACATGCGTAACTATGTTATGAgtagaaaaggaacaaaaacctGGAGAGCAAGGGAGAGGGAGagatacgaggggtgatcaataagttctcggcctcggcaagaaataacaagcataactcagattttcaggcacaacttcactcttctttttctccccacttaccttctaatttaggaaaaacggaTGCCTGGAACtgaagtaatgactccaatgatttgaaatttggaggatattgataaaagacttcatactatgaagttgtgcctgaaaatctgagttgtgcttgttatttcttggtgaggccgaaaacttattgatcacccctcgtacatacacatacacagacacagacacacgtagagagggggaggggaagagagagggagaaagacacacggacacacacagaAGACACATACAGAGAAGCAGAAAGAGAAGGagaaatatataattatatatttagAGAGAGAGACACGCAGACAGACACGTGCCAAAACAATACGTCCATTTTGCACTGAGGTAATAAAAACATACCACCCTTGGTTCCTCCCTTAGGGCGTGGATCAGTGCAGATACAGAGACAGACTGCGGCACAGGACAACCAATAGAGTTGAGtgacatgttgttgttgcttttgtgATATCGAACTGTTACATCTAATGGACATGATCATATAAAttctatatctctatgttccgtccACACTGGTGATATAGTCCGGTCCGTTGGCATAGAGTTCTACGAAATGTGAACTAAGATGTCGCACAAACTCGTCACTTAAAATTTGTTACGACGCTGTAACTTTGAAAAGACCAGCCAACTTTAAAGTCTGTGCACAGAAAGATATTACATCAGTTGTAAAtacatgataatgataaagtttattgcaaattctttccCGTGGGCTatttgcaggtaacatgagagattcaaattgtgtaaaacaatatcacaagtgtctactctagtctaaaagtaGTAAAAAGCTAACTTTTTCGCAGACAATAGAAGACGAAATTTTAAGattcccaccttttctattatgtgtgggttttgtgatgttataaTCATGAATAACATTAACGATTTGACAAGCATGGAGACTTTAGCGAACATTCCCATAGCCGTAAAGCTTTGAGGCTTATTCACCGTCGAGGTTGTCGTTCGAAGCAGATCAGTCTTTATTCGTCCTTCTCCACACATTTCATCAGCCGAACTCTCTCCGTGGTGATGTGGTTGTTACAATAGACCGGTTGTTACCACAAACAGACAATGTTTATCTGTTTACGCTGATGTCACCACAAACAGACGatgtttacatgtatctgtttacGCTGATGTCAATCACAAGCGTGGCGACGTGACGTCTGACGGTCAATTCCGCATATGcgtcactctccaagcagaagttcggctccgactgtttttttttaacgtgttttaggcgctttgtactgttttctttatgttggCTGGAAGACATAgggaaacagtacaaaatagactGTCCGGTAAAAACGCCTAAAGCACGTAAAAAAAAACggccagagccaaacctctgcctggagaaaGTACATTATATAATTATGTCACCTGTAGCTTAACTCAACTGCTTTGATTAGGCCACAATGAcctgattatatggatgacatccgagtgcgcatcaattttcgtccgctttaagaaaacaaatttgCGACCATACTGTGAATCGTACAGAGGAGGCGCAAAATGAACAAATCTATGCcagaaattgtaaaaaaaaaaagaatatcataAAGCGGATACTAATGTCAAAGTAGAAGATGtgataaaaaaagaattcaTCGTAGACTATACCATGTTCTTCGCGCTCAGCCATTTGGTCATCCTTCCTGACAACTTACATTTCATATCAAATAATGAATGGAGGCAACTTAATTTTCGgtccaatcttttttttttttgcaaactcgCATCATCTATTGAGTGattagaggatgtcatctacataatcaaatcagcatggcctaaaTCAGTCGTTTGAAGAATAGAGACATcagtattttctttctaacTTTTGTTGTTTCTACCCAGGTCCGAACTACCATTCATCTGTATGCACGCACCAAGTAAGTACCACCGGAACATGCAGGATACACAAAAAAACTATAAATTATtatatttctccaatttctgctatttcctAGCGACCTATGGAgcttgtagcctgggtaccattcggaaAGTAGTTCACTCCGGCGTTTGATTATTATACACAGTCGCTTCcagctctgacatttattatacactacatATAGTCGATCATAGTCGCTTCTCTGGTGGGTAGCATAAGCTAACATAGGAATCATTAGGAGCGACCAtatactacccggatggtacccaggctatggagccatacggacctcatacgtaTACGggcttgaatatatacgcattcAAGTCCGTGTGATGTCCGTATGAAAGTCGTAGCCTCTACTAGATTCTACAAgtcactggaaaaatattaGGAATTGGACAAATGTAGACAGGGACATGCCAGCTGGTCGCCAACCATGATCCTCGGCCAGCTAACCCTTCTGATTTGGCATG
This region includes:
- the LOC118423572 gene encoding uncharacterized protein LOC118423572, producing MSRLAVGVLVLAAAGLLSHRPVLADDSHEEGDAPHDEEEHGHQHIHECPEGYEEFEGYCYYFSDTTATFSEAAAQCEAMDGRLAAPDCHDEHAAEFFYRAVAWISADTETDCGTGQPIESELPFICMHAPTCDDPPFMNNTVRFNCEPPYDQQEVCVYSCITPGFHLFEGTNSSSTATCLDGNWHGPFMSCNSDCPEPIVNPGVAMMGPSCEAPYITGDMCFFECLDEEGLNIGDHDMSCFDGVWIHADTDTEGTPLICE